DNA from Hwangdonia lutea:
TGTAGACCAAGTGCTTGTGCCCACCGAAAGGGTTGTTCAAATTAGAAACGGAAAAAAAATTCATAAAGAAAAAGTGTTTTTTCCAGGATATATAATGATTCAAGCCAACTTAACCGGAGAAGTGCCTCATATTATTAGATCGGTTACAAACGTAATTGGTTTTTTAGGAGAAACCAAAGGAGGCGATCCTGTGCCGTTAAGACAATCTGAAGTTAACAGAATGTTGGGTAGAGTTGATGAATTGGCAGTAGAAGAAACAGCACATGTAGCCATTCCTTTTACAAAAGGAGAAACGGTTAAAGTTATCGACGGGCCATTTAA
Protein-coding regions in this window:
- the nusG gene encoding transcription termination/antitermination protein NusG; the encoded protein is MSEVSEKKWYVVRAVSGQENKIKTYIENEIARLGLQDYVDQVLVPTERVVQIRNGKKIHKEKVFFPGYIMIQANLTGEVPHIIRSVTNVIGFLGETKGGDPVPLRQSEVNRMLGRVDELAVEETAHVAIPFTKGETVKVIDGPFNGFDGTIEKINEEKRKLEVMVKIFGRKTPLELSYMQVEKV